From a single Papaver somniferum cultivar HN1 unplaced genomic scaffold, ASM357369v1 unplaced-scaffold_133, whole genome shotgun sequence genomic region:
- the LOC113333808 gene encoding uncharacterized protein LOC113333808 has protein sequence MSPAYIQGGCIANIGSCNTWFDSVSGLVRTKKLRTKGSELANRKREKNKAMPTDTSFLCSSIDETLSLSSRARCKKELILFSLASYDMMGQSFASLAPAVAATESAIGLAIFVITFRVRGTIAVEFINSIQG, from the exons ATGTCTCCGGCATATATACAAGGAGGATGTATAGCTAATATAGGATCTTGTAATACATGGTTTGATTCTGTAAGCGGTTTGGTACGAACGAAGAAATTGAGAACAAAAGGATCGGAACTCGCTAATAggaaaagagagaaaaacaaaGCAATGCCAACAGATACGTCATTCCTATGTTCATCGATAGACGAAACTCTCTCTTTGTCATCTCGTGCCAGATGCAAGAAAGAACTCATCCTTTTTTCCTTAGCCAGTT ATGATATGATGGGTCAATCATTTGCTTCATTGGCTCCAGCGGTGGCAGCGACGGAATCTGCTATTGGGTTAGCCATTTTCGTCATTACTTTCCGAGTACGAGGAACTATTGCCGTTGAATTCATTAATAGCATTCAAGGCTAG